CGTGTCGCCCTTCTTGTACTCCAGAAGGTAATGGCTCTTGTTCTGCCGCACCACGGTCTTCAGGAGCTTGCCAAACTTGAGACTAGACACGGGGCGGTCCTGAAACGTTGGGTACTTGGTGGTGACAACGAACGGGGACAGGATGATCTTCCCGACCTCATTCTTCTTGAGGAATCTCCTCTGCCCGGACGGCTTAATGGCGCTTTTGGGGGGTGGCTGGGGAGTCTGGACACAGAACTGGGTTAGGATGGCGTCCTGATCGTCCTTCACCTGTACCCTCAGCGTGAAGTCGGACAGCTCGTTGGGGTTCTGGGAGATGACGGAGTAGATCAGACGGCTGACCTTGCCCAGTTTCATCTGGAACCCTCTCACCACTTTGGCTTGCTCGTTGGCCTTGACCTCGTAGTTGGTCATGTTGGAGAACATACACACTCTGAGATCTTGGGGCCTGGACAAGATGAACTGGTGCTTGCCCCACAGCTGTAGGGCTACTGGCGCGGGACCGGGAGCCTGCCGAGTAACCTCACTGACCAGGAGGGTCTTAGGGGCACAATCATGTCCAAAAATGGTCACCACTGTcttgaaggatggatggatatgcTTGGGACCATAAAGACCCACAGTGACTCTCTTATTGATGAAATCCCACACGGTGGAAGGGTAGAGGATGTTGGGGCCCTGGGCAACAATAGCGAGGTACATGCAGGGTTCCAGGTTGTCCAGCTGTACCTGGACCGTGTCCCCATAGCTGTAGCTGAGGGGGATGGACATGTAAGGCCCCTCCTTTGAGTCACTTCTCAGACACTGCAGGACCACTGTACTTTTGCTGAAGATGTCACCCTTCACCTCGGCAGAGACTTTCATCTCCAAGATGATGAAGGTGCTCACCTCCAGGTTGCTCAGCTTCACCTCCACCACGGGGCTGATGGTGCTGGACCTGTCACTGTTGAGCTCTAGCGGAGGATCCAGGAGGGCTTTTATGGAGATCTGCTGCGTCTCCCCAGGGGCTACATGGCCCTCGGGCACATGGATGCTGATGTTGGTGTCAGGAAGCTGCACAGAACCCCCAGAACTATCTAGCTTGCAAACAATATTTGTTTCCACAGCTTGGGTCTGGCCCCAACCTGGGCTTTGGCCAAGGAGGTCTAAGTCATGGCAGGATCGGGCCAGCTTCCGGTGATTCAGCCAGGCAGTTCGGAAATCTTCTCGGCTTTGGAACTGTTCTGGGGCGGGTGACTTCAAGCCCGTGAAGAAACCGGACGTTGTGGGAGCATCCGATTTGGCTTGCAGGACGGAGAGTTCCGAAAGGCTGTAGGAACGCTTGCTTCTGAAGAAGGGATTGTCCCGCTTGACCGGCTGCTCCACGTGGAGTCCACTGGTGGTCGGGAGCTCGTCAAAGATGTTGCCAGTGCTGTTGGTGGTTGCTGAGCTAGATTCGGTGAAGGAAGATGTGCCCGTATCAAAGAGCAGCAAGTCTACAGTGCTCTTGGGGTTTAGCTCATCCATGCTGGGTTGTGCATTCCCATTCAGAAATGGGTTCGTTCGGACTCCATTCCAGAAAGGGTTGTTACTGTAGGGTCTGCCAGATTCTTTCTGGTCGTCTGTCCAGCCCCCTAGTAGATCTAGCTCCTTGGCAACTTCTTCAGGGCTATCTGGGAGATTGTCAATCATGCCACTGTCACTCAGGGTAGAATTCCGGTAGTTCAGCGGCTGCACGTAGGAGGAAGGGATATAGCCCATCTCCGTGGTGTTGTGGGCATACCACCACTCCCCGCCAGAGGTGTCCAAGACGTAGAGGTGGTCGCCCTTGGAGAACTTCAGGGTGGTGAAGTTGTTTGGGCAATAGTCTTTGATCGCAATCACTTCCTTTGCATTTCCAAAAGGCGTGGGGTTGTCTACTAGCAAGGCACTGGGGGAAGGCACTGCccaaaacagagagggagagacagagtgagGCCAGGCCTACAGGCACAGGAGACACTTTCAAACTGGGGACAGAgtgagtggatgaggggtgggcCAGAACTGGACGGTGTCATAATGTGGTCACCAACCCAGCaaggaaagaacagaaaccaTCCCGGGGAAAGATCCGTGTAATGACTCAGGAACACTCTGGTATTCTGCCACCTAGCTACTTTCCAATTCAATCTTCTAGCTGAGGCAAAGGGCCCATAAGAATATCCCTCCACCACTCCAGAAAGGCATACCACATGATAGACAGTGGACATGTCCTTATgctctgaacacctcattttgaTAAAATTTTTATCTAATTTCTGATCAGGACTGTCACTATGATGAAAGGGAGGACAAACGTGACATGCTGGAGAGCACACTGACATTATAGGCTAGGCAGTGGCCCAGTGATGCTATGGGCTAGGCGGTAGCCCAGTGATGCTATGGGCTAGGCAGTGGCCCAGTGATGCTATAGGCTAGGCAGTGGCTCAGAGATGCTATGGACTAGGCAGTGGCCCACTGATGCTATAGGCTAGGCAGTGGCCCAGTGATGCTTTGGGCTAGGCAGTGGCCCAGTAATGCTACGGACTAGGCAGTGGCCCAGTGATGCTATGGGCTAGGCGGTGGCTCAGTGATGCTATGGGCTAGGCGGTGGCTCGCTGCACGTATGGACTGGGAATGAGGAAGACTCAGATTCCAGCGACAGATCATTGAGTCCTTGTTCTCTGTTGGTATAGAAGGAGGGGCAGGTTCTTGACAACCATGACTAGTTCAATTTCAAAGTCCAACCTCACTCCTCTTTAGGTGACAACGATATTTGCGGGTCTTTTGGAACCATTTTAAATGACTGCTTGAAGCAAGGAACCCTCATCCCCTGATAATCGGAGGTTCGTCTATCCATGGATTGTGTTACTACCCGGTATCTATTTGAACACAGCCTGAAAAGCCACCACTTTGAAAACAGCTCAGGGTAAGGCCTGGTCTCCCCCTCACATCATGCCTGTGAGTACCATAGACAACACCTGGAACAGACAAACTAAGTCATCTAAGTAGAGTGTGTGCCTGGAAATATAACATAATGGATGTGTTCAACTCCCATATGTGGCCTGCCCCAAGTGAGACAATTTTCAGGGGACAGTGACAGCTCTTTCTGATGGAAGCAGACAGAAACCCTCCCCAAGGGAGTCCTCCACCATGACCTTACTTAGTCTAGAGACATCTGGTCTCtacagcaaacagaaagaaacattctttccttctaaaattaaactaaattgtgcatgcgtgcatgagtgcacacaggtgcacacactgGTGCGCATGCAGGCGTACACactagtgtgtgtgcatgagtgcacacaggtgcacacactgGTGCGCGTGCAGGCGTACACACTGgtgcgcgtgcatgcgtgcatacaGGCGTACACACTGGTGCGCATGGCATGGGTGTGGAGAACAGACCGTAACTTAGGACTAGGTGCTCTCTTTCCATTGTGAGATCCAGAACTTGATGTCATGTCCTGGGGCTTAAGCAACAAGccctcttagccactgaaccattttCCCAGTTCAAGTGAAACTTTGTCTAAAACTGACTGCATGCAGAAACGAGCAAAAGGGCTAAAAAATTCTCAGCTAACCCAACTTGACAGTTGCTCAATACAGGATGAAGTCCGTGGTCACTGGGTCATCATCTATCATACTGGCTGCCCAGACGCCATTTCCTGCCAGGTTCATTTCTCTTTGAAAGGGGACACGACAAATCAAATTCTGTCTCCGTGGCCAAGCTTGGGGAGCAGACAAGGAAGTCACTTAGATTCACAGCCGGAAGAGGGGCACTCACCGGGCTTCCCTGGGCCCTGGAACCTGCCCTCCACTCCTTTAAAAGGACACAAAGCCCTGATTCAGGGCCCTGCTTCTGCTGGCTCACCAGACCGACGTTGAGTTGCCTTTTGGAGCCATGTAACCACGGGGTCCCCTATTTTTCCCAATGGAGAAAAGACATCCTTTTTAGGAGGCTGTGGTGTGGCCTGATGGTGTACAGCCTGAAGTTGGGGTTATGCATAATCTGCCAGAAAATTCATTCATTCccttctaatttcattttttctccaCAGCACTTAATACAGGGCAAGGGGAACATTCTCCTTTACTCTCAAAGTTCAGAGGAACAAAGAAACCAATATTAAATTGAAGCAAAggtataaaaaaaatcattagtgtGCAAAAAGGGGAGTCAAGGAATTCCCGGCTTTCTAAAGTGAAGAGGGgtgcagggaggcagagactttTGAGGAAAGTAGTGTGTGATCTTTAGGGGAAACCATCATGTCTGTAGAACATGCCGTGCCTGGGACACGGGCTCACAAATGACTCTAAGATGAAAGCGAGGTAAATGAGGAATGAGACAGTCCATGCAAGCATGTGGACACACATCCCTTCCTGCAGTGTGAGTTTAGCCATGGAGACCGGGGAAGTGAGAGGAGGCGATCTTCCTGGGTCTGGACTTCTAGCAGGAGGAAACCCCTCTCTGCATCTGtacccactccccccccccctcggTTAATCAGCGCAGCAGGTACCCGGCCCAGGGTTCGTCACTGCAGACTTGACAGGATTCAGGAGCCAACTCCTCAAAACACCACCCAGAATAATTTCTGCTACAGGAACACGAGGGGAACACATCCTCCTTGTGCCTGAGGCCAATGTGGCCAGAGATGTGGGACTCACGCAGCTGGGCTTCGGCACACTTAGCTCAGACCCCCTGTCCCTACTACTCCTCACGCGTCGTCAAACCTGCCTAGCTTAGCCTCAAGTTTGGGGTCCTCACTTCCGTCAAAGGGGTCCCGTGTCATGCTAGCATACACGTCATGGTCTGTATGCAAGGTGGTTGTTAATCTGTCTTTGTCGAGGACTCCATGTCTGAAAGGGTGGAAGTCTTTGTCTCTCAGAGGTCTGTAAGTGCT
This genomic window from Chionomys nivalis chromosome 2, mChiNiv1.1, whole genome shotgun sequence contains:
- the Sh3bp4 gene encoding SH3 domain-binding protein 4; this translates as MAAQRIRAANSSGLPRCKSEGTLIDLSEGFSETSFNDVKVPSPSALLVDNPTPFGNAKEVIAIKDYCPNNFTTLKFSKGDHLYVLDTSGGEWWYAHNTTEMGYIPSSYVQPLNYRNSTLSDSGMIDNLPDSPEEVAKELDLLGGWTDDQKESGRPYSNNPFWNGVRTNPFLNGNAQPSMDELNPKSTVDLLLFDTGTSSFTESSSATTNSTGNIFDELPTTSGLHVEQPVKRDNPFFRSKRSYSLSELSVLQAKSDAPTTSGFFTGLKSPAPEQFQSREDFRTAWLNHRKLARSCHDLDLLGQSPGWGQTQAVETNIVCKLDSSGGSVQLPDTNISIHVPEGHVAPGETQQISIKALLDPPLELNSDRSSTISPVVEVKLSNLEVSTFIILEMKVSAEVKGDIFSKSTVVLQCLRSDSKEGPYMSIPLSYSYGDTVQVQLDNLEPCMYLAIVAQGPNILYPSTVWDFINKRVTVGLYGPKHIHPSFKTVVTIFGHDCAPKTLLVSEVTRQAPGPAPVALQLWGKHQFILSRPQDLRVCMFSNMTNYEVKANEQAKVVRGFQMKLGKVSRLIYSVISQNPNELSDFTLRVQVKDDQDAILTQFCVQTPQPPPKSAIKPSGQRRFLKKNEVGKIILSPFVVTTKYPTFQDRPVSSLKFGKLLKTVVRQNKSHYLLEYKKGDTVALLSEERIRLKGQLWTKEWYIGYYQGKVGLVHTKNVLVVGKARPSLFSGPELSTSLLLEQILRPCKFLTYIYASVRTLLMENISSWRAFADALGYGNLPLTFFCRAELDSEAERVASVLEKLKEDCNNPDNKDRKSFQKELVMALLKMDCQGLVVRLIQDFVLLTTAVEVAQRWRELAEKLAKVSKQQMDAYESPHRDRNGVVDSEAMWKPAYDFLLTWSHQIGDSYRDVIQELHIGLDKMKNPITRRWKHLTGTLILVNTLDILRAAAFSPADHDDFVI